One segment of Manduca sexta isolate Smith_Timp_Sample1 chromosome 27, JHU_Msex_v1.0, whole genome shotgun sequence DNA contains the following:
- the LOC115454929 gene encoding GATOR complex protein NPRL2 — protein MQVQNRLKVVRQKDYEGDIGSNLGLSNKMMETRYYEGCGREGPIRCIFLGEFHPVAGPKISCQFPEDYISKEVFDSISAFIIPKPQIQKCTMTINALGHKVVGYPIRIDNSRYERNVYLFNLCFVCDSWSKTVQYEPVVKKLGEHLTIMEEETRFVSSGSSKLPTLLAHLLHDLNTHRKATLVEGDTVMHLKVLEIRNDPSPVHDHDVPVLVTSVGLPRPGRPRRTTPPEGAEIQSDEHLDLEDDEPFEIDMEADWDLTTRQLLPYINGYNHVSKIAADTNVEKTLVKSCIQNLLYYGAVTLIPVLKFSNMYRATPNLSRLFGDTELQKSCLAYITNGSDSKDKPCLSDVLGILCSLQQGTTLRTVSERYVTAQGPPFDIRRLVVFAQLHGLIRCLKKYPVYAKHPPRSNGFSSRADPVLGIRRLFTGHHCTDEICCMARVDLPTLDQIIEDDPNVVIIWR, from the exons ATGCAAGTGCAGAATCGTCTCAAAGTGGTTAGGCAGAAAGATTATGAAGGTGACATCGGATCGAACTTAGGATTGTCTAATAAAATGATGGAGACCAGATACTACGAAGGATGCGGAAGAGAGGGGCCCATACGGTGCATATTCCTGGGAGAGTTTCATCCTGTGGCCGGGCCGAAGATTTCATGTCAG TTCCCTGAAGATTATATATCAAAAGAAGTGTTTGATTCTATCAGCGCGTTCATCATTCCAAAACCCCAGATACAAAAATGTACAATGactat AAACGCACTGGGTCACAAAGTGGTGGGCTACCCGATCCGGATCGATAACTCGCGGTACGAGCGCAATGTTTACCTCTTCAACCTGTGTTTTGTCTGCGATAGCTGGTCCAAAACTGTGCAATACGAACCGGTTGTGAAAAAACTTGGAGAGCACCTG ACGATTATGGAAGAGGAGACGCGGTTCGTGTCCAGCGGTTCAAGCAAGCTGCCCACTTTACTCGCGCATCTGTTGCACGATCTGAACACTCACAGGAAGGCCACATTAGTCG AGGGCGACACTGTGATGCACCTCAAAGTGCTGGAGATTCGCAACGACCCGTCGCCGGTGCACGACCACGACGTGCCGGTGCTGGTGACGTCAGTGGGTCTGCCGCGACCCGGCCGCCCGCGCAGGACCACGCCGCCAGAGGGCGCTGAGATACAAAGCGATGAGCATCTTGACCTGGAGGATGATGAGCCGTTCGAGATCGACATGGAGGCGGACTGGGATCTTACAACTAGACAG CTCCTCCCATACATAAACGGATACAACCACGTATCAAAAATAGCCGCCGACACGAACGTGGAGAAGACCCTGGTCAAGTCGTGCATCCAGAACCTGCTGTACTACGGCGCGGTGACGCTGATCCCGGTGCTCAAGTTCAGCAACATGTACCGCGCCACGCCCAACCTGAGCCGTCTGTTCGGCGACACCGAGCTGCAGAAGTCGTGCCTCGCTTACATCACTAATGGATCAGATTCTAAAGACAAG CCCTGTCTATCGGACGTGCTGGGTATCCTGTGCTCCCTGCAGCAGGGTACGACGCTTCGTACTGTCAGCGAGAGATACGTGACTGCGCAGGGCCCTCCCTTCGACATCAGGCGGCTGGTGGTCTTCGCGCAGCTTCACGGGCTCATCAGATGTCTTAAAAA ATACCCAGTGTACGCGAAACATCCTCCCAGGTCGAACGGGTTCAGCAGCCGCGCGGACCCCGTGCTGGGCATCCGGCGACTCTTCACCGGCCACCACTGCACCGACGAGATCTGCTGCATGGCGCGCGTCGACCTCCCCACCCTCGACCAGATCATAGAGGACGACCCCAACGTTGTCATCATATGGCGGTAa